From Pyrenophora tritici-repentis strain M4 chromosome 1, whole genome shotgun sequence, the proteins below share one genomic window:
- a CDS encoding CHROMO domain containing protein codes for MVVIDRLSKSQRFIALDSLEVDAVVRAFVDYVWREEGFPTTIVSDRGSQFVSHFWKELCHRLGVTPKLSTAYHPETDGQTEVANAGLKCYLRAYTNYMQNDWVDWLPLAQLAINNRENVSSGVAPALATKGYLPRMGSELVTEDSPITDARSRAEQLLREDARGTVKRMTDVIRFMQENLRWSQNKMEHYANQHRQPAPDYRVGDKVYIDARNIPTMRPSRGLSAKNLGPYKVRALPNRYAVELALPDCYKQVHPVFHPWLLHLDADQTARPSEGVIAEKHPDGEHDYYVDMVVDCRIDKRRKDTLTNKKGMLQYKVKYTNSPDWNASPAWQDYTDLWGAEEAVEDFHRLYPDKPPPHELYRDLALYLNLVAAYSLGRDDVEVVSVLDSCELALSPSHSLMAQLGPGKVAQLRTSVSKQKQGPEG; via the coding sequence ATGGTCGTGATTGACCGGCTAAGCAAGTCGCAACGGTTTATCGCCCTAGACAGCCTTGAAGTTGATGCTGTTGTCCGAGCATTTGTCGATTACGTCTGGAGAGAGGAAGGTTTCCCTACTACAATTGTGTCTGACCGAGGGTCACAGTTCGTCTCTCATTTCTGGAAGGAGCTGTGTCATCGACTGGGTGTTACACCAAAGCTCTCTACAGCTTACCACCCAGAAACAGACGGCCAGACTGAAGTCGCCAACGCCGGACTAAAGTGTTACCTGCGTGCTTACACGAACTATATGCAAAACGACTGGGTAGACTGGCTGCCACTAGCCCAGCTCGCCATCAATAACAGAGAAAACGTGTCCTCTGGCGTCGCacccgcgcttgccaccaAGGGCTACCTACCTCGCATGGGATCGGAACTAGTCACCGAAGACTCGCCCATTACCGACGCCCGTTCACGCGCAGAACAGTTGCTCCGCGAAGACGCCCGAGGCACGGTGAAAAGGATGACCGACGTTATCCGTTTCATGCAAGAAAATCTTCGCTGGTCCCAAAACAAGATGGAACACTACGCCaaccagcacagacagccCGCTCCAGACTACCGCGTCGGTGACAAAGTCTATATTGATGCCCGCAATATCCCTACGATGCGCCCGAGCCGCGGTCTCAGCGCAAAGAACCTTGGCCCATACAAAGTGCGAGCTTTGCCCAACCGATATGCAGTCGAGCTCGCACTACCAGACTGCTACAAACAAGTCCATCCAGTGTTCCACCCATGGTTACTACACCTGGACGCCGATCAAACAGCTCGCCCAAGTGAGGGCGTCATCGCTGAGAAACACCCTGACGGAGAGCACGACTACTACGTAGACATGGTCGTCGACTGTCGCATAGATAAACGACGCAAGGACACCCTCACAAACAAGAAAGGCATGCTCCAGTATAAGGTTAAGTACACCAACTCCCCAGACTGGAATGCCTCGCCCGCATGGCAAGACTATACAGACCTGTGGGGCGCAGAGGAAGCGGTTGAAGACTTTCACCGTCTCTATCCCGACAAGCCCCCACCTCACGAACTGTATCGAGACCTAGCGTTGTATCTCAACCTAGTCGCCGCATATTCACTTGGTCGCGATGATGTTGAAGTTGTTAGCGTACTAGACAGTTGTGAGCTTGCCCTATCACCTTCGCATTCACTGATGGCACAGCTTGGACCTGGGAAGGTGGCACAACTCAGGACGTCTGTCTCCAAGCAGAAGCAAGGACCCGAAGGATGA
- a CDS encoding HrpB7 domain containing protein produces the protein MARLEQQEAEADAAESAALDALMAARAKKDRLRKQRKQLKRREQEWVDESGKFVEDIEALEAVEALNREVAHLEDGLMPGTLALDWGVFMPTFSGDDSEFAGLDYGGTAQVAGGSS, from the coding sequence ATGGCGCGTCTTGAACAACAAGAGGCCGAAGCGGATGCTGCAGAGTCTGCGGCATTGGATGCTTTGATGGCTGCGCGTGCGAAGAAGGATCGTCTTCGCAAGCAGCGTAAGCAGTTAAAGCGTCGTGAGCAAGAATGGGTTGATGAGTCGGGAAAGTTTGTTGAGGATATCGAGGCGTTGGAAGCGGTCGAGGCGTTGAATCGAGAGGTAGCGCATCTGGAAGACGGTCTTATGCCTGGTACTTTGGCATTGGATTGGGGCGTCTTTATGCCTACTTTCTCTGGGGATGATTCCGAGTTCGCCGGTCTTGATTACGGTGGTACTGCGCAAGTAGCTGGCGGCAGTTCGTAA